A single window of Metallosphaera hakonensis JCM 8857 = DSM 7519 DNA harbors:
- a CDS encoding ABC transporter ATP-binding protein: MTVELVELVKVYGNKRVLDGVSEKIESGEFFVILGPSGEGKSTLLKIMAGIEKPDKGKIIVDGVDVTNRPPEKRNVAMVFQNYALYPNMTVRDNIAFPLKMKGEKKEEIREKVEKVAGLLGISEILDKKVTKISGGQQQRVAIARAIVRNPSYYLLDEPLSNLDARMRTVARGELKRIQKELRGTFIYVTHDQKEALSLADRVAVLHAGKFEQVSKPKELYDYPRTKWVAEFIGDFPMNFIPGEVLGEDVEEIGFRPEWVSVGKGNLVCSVEAVEAVGDSRYLICVMKGYGVTILSDEYYDVGDEIKFEITQFRKFKNGMLKE, from the coding sequence ATGACCGTAGAACTAGTTGAACTTGTTAAAGTTTACGGTAACAAGAGAGTCTTAGATGGAGTTAGTGAGAAAATAGAGAGCGGTGAGTTCTTCGTAATCCTGGGTCCTAGCGGTGAGGGAAAATCCACTTTGCTTAAAATAATGGCTGGAATCGAGAAACCCGATAAGGGAAAGATTATCGTGGATGGGGTTGACGTTACAAACAGGCCTCCTGAGAAAAGGAACGTAGCCATGGTGTTTCAGAACTACGCCCTCTATCCGAACATGACTGTAAGGGACAACATCGCTTTTCCCTTGAAAATGAAGGGAGAAAAGAAGGAGGAAATAAGGGAAAAAGTTGAGAAAGTGGCCGGACTTCTTGGCATATCTGAAATCTTAGATAAAAAGGTAACAAAGATAAGTGGTGGGCAACAACAGAGGGTGGCAATTGCCAGAGCCATAGTAAGAAATCCATCATATTATCTCTTGGACGAGCCTCTAAGTAACTTAGATGCAAGAATGAGGACAGTGGCCAGGGGAGAGCTGAAGAGGATCCAAAAGGAATTGAGAGGGACATTCATTTACGTAACCCATGATCAAAAGGAGGCTCTCAGTCTCGCAGATAGGGTAGCTGTACTTCATGCAGGTAAATTCGAACAAGTGAGCAAACCAAAGGAACTTTACGATTATCCAAGGACCAAATGGGTAGCGGAGTTCATAGGAGACTTCCCCATGAACTTCATCCCTGGAGAAGTCTTGGGCGAAGATGTTGAGGAGATAGGATTCAGGCCCGAATGGGTCTCAGTGGGTAAGGGGAACCTAGTATGTTCAGTAGAGGCCGTGGAGGCCGTAGGAGACTCCAGGTATTTGATATGCGTTATGAAAGGTTATGGCGTGACGATCCTGTCTGATGAGTATTATGACGTTGGCGATGAGATAAAATTCGAAATTACTCAGTTCAGGAAATTTAAGAACGGTATGTTAAAGGAGTGA
- a CDS encoding carbohydrate ABC transporter permease: protein MKWSYIGAIIIGIYFLFPLYVLFLLAFNQPDYTLLARYPTLIPVSITINNLAVSLQGTAFIDPLIKSLETATLVGIITLILGIPAGYGLSRLPRGLAYPILVLLLVTNMMPAIVIGIPIAVEFIKLHLFETVEGLALAQTLITLPLATFILQGTFSSIPGDLENQARIDGAGLIRRLFSILLPIAAPGIAAAFLISWMFSWDEFTYAILLIPFHSTLPVTIYSDVTRGNLLAGVAFSLVFTLPVIVLTLALQKYLRGEYLAGGIKG from the coding sequence ATGAAGTGGTCCTACATTGGTGCAATTATAATTGGAATTTATTTCCTATTCCCGTTATATGTTCTATTTTTATTGGCCTTCAACCAACCAGATTACACTTTACTGGCTAGATATCCTACCCTAATACCTGTCTCCATAACCATCAACAATTTGGCGGTCTCCCTACAAGGCACCGCATTCATAGATCCGTTGATAAAGAGCTTGGAGACGGCTACCCTGGTTGGGATCATCACGTTAATCCTGGGGATACCTGCTGGATACGGCTTAAGCAGGCTTCCCAGAGGGTTAGCCTATCCAATTCTGGTGTTACTACTTGTCACAAACATGATGCCTGCCATAGTAATAGGAATTCCCATTGCGGTTGAGTTCATCAAGCTTCACCTATTTGAGACCGTCGAAGGTTTAGCATTGGCTCAGACATTGATAACGTTGCCCTTGGCTACTTTCATACTCCAAGGGACCTTCTCCTCTATTCCTGGTGATCTTGAAAACCAGGCTAGGATAGATGGAGCTGGACTAATCAGGAGACTTTTCTCAATACTTCTTCCCATAGCAGCTCCTGGAATAGCCGCAGCTTTCTTGATCTCTTGGATGTTCTCTTGGGACGAGTTCACCTATGCGATACTTTTGATCCCATTTCACTCAACCTTGCCCGTCACCATTTACTCTGATGTAACGAGAGGAAACCTTTTGGCAGGCGTGGCGTTCTCTTTGGTTTTCACGTTACCAGTGATAGTGTTAACGTTAGCCTTGCAGAAATATCTAAGAGGAGAGTATTTGGCAGGAGGGATAAAGGGATGA
- a CDS encoding carbohydrate ABC transporter permease has protein sequence MKWTPFLLVIPAVGYIIGFSFFPTIDAVYLSFQDPHGGLSLHNYQELAYFNIGGSVLDTVLVTVGALAIQLGLGFVVASVLSREFFGKKAVSTITIIPMGVATVVAAITFSFIFETSGGYANTILHSLFGANVDWYSTSLSSLLVVMLADSWKNTPIVSLILLAGMSSIPKELYYSASIDGAGPLRRFLYITLPNLRSFIGVALILRGVQEFNIFALPLILIGDHPPLLTTLVYNLYTTTFPEVGLALAAATVLLGFILVFMGVVIKLTGGRSS, from the coding sequence TTGAAATGGACCCCTTTTTTACTAGTTATCCCTGCGGTGGGGTACATAATAGGGTTCTCTTTTTTTCCTACAATAGACGCGGTATATTTGAGTTTTCAAGACCCCCACGGGGGTTTATCCCTTCATAATTACCAAGAACTGGCCTATTTCAACATTGGAGGATCAGTCCTTGATACTGTTTTGGTCACCGTTGGCGCCCTAGCTATTCAGTTGGGGCTAGGCTTCGTTGTAGCTTCAGTTCTGAGTAGAGAATTCTTTGGGAAAAAGGCCGTATCCACGATTACAATAATACCCATGGGCGTGGCTACCGTTGTGGCCGCAATCACTTTTAGTTTCATATTTGAGACCAGCGGCGGATACGCCAATACTATCCTGCATTCCCTTTTCGGGGCTAACGTGGACTGGTACAGCACTTCCCTCTCATCACTTCTCGTTGTTATGTTAGCTGACAGCTGGAAAAATACGCCCATAGTTTCCCTAATTCTCCTTGCAGGGATGTCGTCCATCCCCAAGGAACTCTATTATTCTGCCTCCATTGATGGGGCCGGACCCCTAAGAAGGTTCCTATATATAACCCTCCCGAATCTGAGGAGCTTCATTGGGGTCGCCCTAATATTGAGGGGGGTTCAGGAGTTCAATATATTCGCATTGCCGTTGATCCTCATTGGGGATCATCCACCCCTGCTCACAACTTTGGTTTATAACCTATATACTACCACGTTTCCAGAAGTTGGATTGGCACTCGCTGCGGCCACTGTACTCCTAGGATTCATTCTGGTGTTCATGGGGGTGGTTATCAAGTTAACAGGAGGTAGATCTTCATGA
- a CDS encoding ABC transporter substrate-binding protein: MKSYIREVIPLSRSVNYKRIRRGISKSLVIGIVVIIIVIGAIAAIELTNLSHVSPPTNTSTTTTTPPTTTQNVTITYFDDLSQSEASVMQNVIIPQFEKEYPNIHVRYVDEGATDIVKSVEELELSGSVGPVIIGEDNLVIGELLNGNYLMNLTPYASEILQNVSLIPSMISLVKYEQTVYHGEFFIPLRGNIPLVWYNATLFKSLGLTAPQNWSQLMQVASEIKAKTGVAPIMFQGHGGASTYTELYQWMVQAGGNPFLFNDSGDVLAFQYLYNLSNYFTPGYVHGYWGSYKGLLSGEYYMIDYQWPYIYSTMASEGVNMSSIGFYPGPVGPSNGDHLVGGDVLAIPKGATDIPALIDFARFLLSTQVQRDFIVYLSWPAVNQEAYNNLPSNISALYKAEEEAMSNAFFREPVPWITVWGQIADKVFDTIIVNHAPYSEIPSILSQANQEMYNYLVQNYNTTVAQQYEQGVYGPLYG, from the coding sequence ATGAAGTCGTACATAAGAGAAGTGATACCCTTGTCTAGGTCAGTTAACTATAAAAGAATAAGAAGAGGGATATCGAAGTCTCTAGTTATAGGTATAGTTGTAATAATAATAGTTATTGGTGCCATAGCTGCCATCGAACTAACGAACCTCTCCCATGTCTCACCTCCGACTAATACATCAACTACTACAACCACTCCGCCCACCACAACACAGAACGTTACCATAACCTACTTCGATGATCTGTCTCAGTCAGAGGCATCAGTGATGCAGAACGTAATTATCCCTCAGTTTGAAAAGGAATATCCCAACATACATGTAAGATATGTCGATGAGGGCGCCACTGACATCGTGAAGAGCGTTGAGGAATTGGAGCTCAGCGGAAGCGTCGGTCCTGTGATAATTGGCGAAGACAACCTAGTTATTGGCGAACTACTGAACGGAAACTACTTAATGAACCTTACGCCCTATGCCAGCGAGATCCTTCAAAACGTGTCCCTGATTCCCTCTATGATAAGCCTCGTGAAGTATGAACAGACCGTCTATCACGGAGAGTTCTTCATACCATTGAGAGGTAATATACCGCTGGTGTGGTATAATGCCACACTATTCAAGAGCTTAGGATTAACTGCTCCTCAGAATTGGTCCCAGCTAATGCAGGTAGCTTCAGAGATCAAGGCTAAGACTGGCGTGGCACCAATAATGTTCCAAGGACATGGAGGTGCAAGCACCTACACGGAACTTTATCAATGGATGGTACAAGCTGGAGGAAACCCGTTCCTGTTTAACGATTCAGGAGATGTATTGGCGTTCCAGTACCTCTACAACCTGTCCAATTACTTCACACCAGGCTACGTCCATGGTTATTGGGGTAGCTACAAGGGCTTGTTAAGTGGCGAATATTACATGATTGATTACCAGTGGCCTTACATCTATAGCACAATGGCAAGTGAAGGCGTTAACATGAGTAGCATTGGTTTCTATCCAGGTCCCGTGGGTCCATCTAATGGAGACCATTTAGTTGGCGGTGATGTTTTAGCGATACCCAAGGGCGCTACTGACATTCCTGCCCTAATTGATTTCGCGAGATTCCTGTTATCCACTCAAGTCCAGAGGGACTTCATTGTCTATCTCTCGTGGCCAGCGGTTAATCAGGAGGCCTATAATAACTTACCCAGCAACATAAGCGCATTATATAAGGCAGAGGAAGAGGCCATGAGTAACGCCTTCTTCAGGGAACCGGTTCCCTGGATAACTGTGTGGGGACAAATAGCTGACAAGGTTTTCGATACCATCATAGTGAACCATGCTCCATACTCCGAGATACCCAGTATACTGAGTCAGGCAAACCAAGAGATGTACAACTACCTAGTTCAGAACTACAACACGACAGTAGCCCAGCAGTATGAACAGGGTGTGTACGGACCTCTATATGGGTGA
- a CDS encoding thiolase family protein, with protein sequence MVAIVSASLTQFGKRRESLFDLAKESSLPILRSFRDDIDFVVVSNSYSGEFNGVSGLNNLVTTYLSLDYVPSIRVDNTSGSGGSSVLVAKSLLDSGIARSVLVIGVEKMSTLKTRDVTSVISSLLPPRERSVGISVPSLASLMAKIYMEKYGAKREAIAQVAVKNHRNGAKNPYAHIRKEVSLDDVLSSTVVADPLTQFEFCPISDGSASILMVRDQDALSFTSKPVYIKGVAMGSDSSHITDRENLLEMRSVRIAGEKARRMSGVTRFDFAELHDMATILEIVEGEALGLLREGEGWKYYMEGETDIDGEIPINTSGGLNSKGHPIGASGVAQLVESFLQVRGEAGDRQVKNARVGLSLSMAGFGNSATVTIVGDEP encoded by the coding sequence ATGGTAGCCATAGTAAGCGCTTCACTTACGCAGTTCGGTAAGAGAAGGGAGAGCTTATTCGATTTAGCTAAGGAGTCCTCATTACCCATCCTCAGAAGTTTCAGGGATGACATTGATTTCGTTGTTGTTTCCAATTCTTATTCAGGAGAATTTAACGGAGTCTCTGGACTAAATAACCTTGTGACCACCTACCTATCTTTGGACTATGTTCCCTCAATTAGAGTCGACAACACTAGTGGAAGTGGTGGTAGTTCCGTCCTGGTGGCGAAGAGCCTACTTGACTCAGGAATTGCTAGGTCAGTGCTGGTGATAGGAGTCGAAAAGATGTCCACTCTTAAGACCAGGGATGTAACCTCGGTCATTTCCTCTCTTTTACCTCCTAGGGAAAGATCGGTGGGAATTTCGGTTCCCTCATTGGCTTCACTAATGGCTAAAATCTATATGGAGAAATATGGGGCGAAGAGGGAGGCTATAGCGCAAGTTGCGGTTAAGAATCATAGGAACGGCGCCAAAAACCCTTATGCACATATTAGAAAGGAAGTGAGTTTAGATGATGTACTTTCGTCTACCGTGGTTGCCGACCCATTAACTCAATTTGAGTTCTGCCCAATCAGCGACGGTTCTGCCTCAATTCTTATGGTAAGAGATCAAGACGCGTTGAGTTTCACTAGTAAGCCCGTCTACATAAAGGGTGTGGCCATGGGTTCGGACTCCTCACATATAACTGACAGGGAAAACTTACTTGAAATGAGGTCAGTTAGGATCGCTGGGGAGAAGGCCAGGAGAATGAGCGGAGTGACACGGTTCGATTTCGCTGAGCTTCACGATATGGCAACCATCCTGGAAATAGTTGAGGGGGAAGCCCTAGGATTACTTAGGGAAGGCGAAGGTTGGAAATATTACATGGAGGGGGAGACAGATATTGATGGAGAGATTCCAATAAACACCAGTGGAGGACTGAACTCCAAGGGACATCCCATCGGGGCCAGCGGAGTCGCCCAACTGGTAGAGTCATTCTTACAGGTGAGGGGAGAGGCAGGGGATAGACAAGTTAAGAATGCCAGAGTTGGACTTTCCTTAAGCATGGCCGGATTTGGTAACTCCGCCACTGTTACCATAGTCGGTGATGAGCCGTGA